The proteins below come from a single Eubacterium limosum genomic window:
- a CDS encoding methylated-DNA--[protein]-cysteine S-methyltransferase, whose translation MKNVFYYETSLGMLGIEDNGFAVIRLGFQMEKFGKNADVSETELIKKTFNQLEEYFCGERTAFNIPLAPEGTAFQKKVWEALRQIPYGETKTYGQVAAAIGNPKACRAVGMANNRNPIGIIIPCHRVIGSNGKLVGYAGGINIKEQLLKIEGAL comes from the coding sequence ATGAAAAATGTATTTTATTATGAAACCAGTCTGGGAATGCTGGGTATAGAAGATAACGGCTTTGCAGTTATAAGGCTTGGATTTCAAATGGAAAAATTTGGAAAAAATGCGGATGTGTCTGAGACAGAGCTGATCAAAAAAACGTTTAACCAGCTTGAGGAATACTTTTGCGGCGAGAGAACAGCGTTTAATATACCGCTGGCGCCAGAAGGCACAGCGTTTCAGAAAAAGGTCTGGGAAGCGCTTCGCCAGATCCCTTATGGTGAGACAAAAACCTACGGACAGGTAGCGGCAGCCATTGGTAATCCAAAAGCCTGCCGGGCTGTAGGCATGGCGAACAACCGCAATCCTATCGGCATTATTATACCGTGCCATCGGGTGATTGGCTCAAATGGCAAGCTGGTGGGATATGCCGGAGGAATAAATATCAAGGAACAGCTCTTGAAAATCGAAGGGGCGCTTTAA
- a CDS encoding DNA alkylation repair protein: MTIREELFLFAEDDYRRFQQKLLPDYCELIGVRLSVLRKIAKRIAKENYLLFLAQGPEEYFEEKMLKGMVIGYLNPEKTGLDSILESVNNFIPKIDNWSVCDSFCSGLKCAKVYPEQFWTFIYKTLQKIIESRQVSPEKKNRIKLMKKRG, encoded by the coding sequence ATGACCATACGCGAAGAACTGTTTTTGTTTGCAGAAGATGATTATCGCAGATTTCAGCAAAAATTACTGCCAGATTATTGCGAATTGATAGGAGTTCGTCTCTCCGTATTAAGAAAAATTGCGAAACGTATTGCAAAAGAGAATTATTTGCTTTTTTTGGCCCAAGGACCTGAAGAATATTTTGAAGAAAAAATGCTCAAAGGAATGGTAATCGGCTACCTGAACCCTGAAAAAACAGGACTGGATTCTATTCTTGAATCTGTCAATAATTTTATACCCAAAATCGACAACTGGTCTGTATGCGACAGTTTTTGCAGCGGTTTGAAATGTGCTAAAGTCTACCCGGAGCAGTTCTGGACATTCATTTATAAGACACTTCAGAAAATTATTGAATCCAGACAGGTTTCACCAGAAAAAAAGAACCGAATAAAACTGATGAAAAAAAGAGGTTAA